GTCAAGGAGTTCTTCATCAATGACACCTTGATGTTCAATGATTGAGCTAACTGTTTCTTCAGCGCAACTCGcctctgttctgctctgctctgattctGTCACATGCTTTTCCATTTCTTCTGCTGATAACACAATTAAATCTCCTGGTTTCGACTCAGCTGTGATTGATTTGACATCTGTTTCAGTTTCCTCACTGCTTACCTCAAGTGCTTCCTCACCTAATAACTGATTTTGTGTCTCCAGTGACTCTACAGTccaagtattttctttttcgcTCCTTTCTGTGGTTACCTCAGCTGCTATTCCTGCTACATGCAGATTTGaaatttccatttcatttttgttctgcACTTCAtcttctgctgcctcctcttctTGCAAGTCGATCCCTGCATCTTGCATTTCAACAGTACCATCTTCAAGTAATTTAAGGTCACTCTCCACCAACTCTTCCAGGAATCCAGATTTAATATAGACTTCTTGTAAACTAGTTGTCCTATAGCTGTTTTGATCTAAGTTTATAGCATCTACTGATTCCTGGAAGAAGCTCATCTCTCTGTCATTCTGTACTTCAGCCTCAAGAAATCTTAACGTTTCAACAGTGACCACCTCCTCTGCTGCTACATCTCCTGTTGTCTCATGGCCATCTCCAGCAGGATCAGCTTCTTTGGAATCACATGACCCCTCATCTATCTCAAATTCAACCAAAAGCTCTTCAGTCCTATCTTGGAGCTCTTTTGTTGTCTTATCAGTGTCATCTGTTAAGCCAACGTCAAGCTCAAATTCCTTCTCCGAGTACTCGATCCCCGTCTTCATTGAGGCAACCAATGTGTTTGCTTCCTCTTCCCCAAATAGGACTCCCGATTCTTGAATTACTGGTTCAAcaagtgttttttctgtttcttgtggCAATCCAGCTTCAGTAAGTTGCACTGTTTCAGTGTGCTCCTCCACAACCAAGTCAAAGCTATTCTTAATATCTCCTGTGCGGTCTTGTTCCTCTTCCATATACTCCCTCACAAGTAAATAGTCAGTGCTCCAGCCACTGTTTTGAAGGCACTCCGACTCTTTGCTCTCCACCTCTTCTGGTAATTGCACGGCTGGGATTTCCATCCAATCTCCTGCTTCCAGGAacctttgtgttgtattttcatCTGGCCCTGACTCATTGTTGTATCCAGGAACTCCCTCTTGTGTTTCCTCACATATTGGAGAATTTAGCTCCTGGGACAAAACAAGCCGGCCTTCAAACATCTCCAgggaaatatttttaaactctCCGCTAATTTCCTGTGTAGTCTCACCTTCAGGTTTTACTGTAACTGACGTGGTTGTACATGCTACTCCCATGTAACTTTCTTTGTTGCCTTCTTCACTGGAAAGCCTTTCCTCTTCTATTTTATCTTTGTCCAAAAATCTCTCATCTACAGAGACatctgttgttgtcatttttacatcGATCACGTCGCCATTGCTTTCTGTTTCAgcatcatctgtctgtgttttggtttgcCCTTCGGTGTCCTTAGCCACATCCTCTTGGTCTCCATCTGCGAACTCAGTGGTGTGCAGCTCCGTTTGAGCATTCTGCACGACTTCTTCTTCGCTGCATGTAACATGTCCAGttgaaatttgtttttcctGACTGTCTTCTTTAACTGACTTGATGTCGTCTTTCTGCTTCAGCACTTCATATATTATCTGCTTGTTTGCGGCCTCATTTGCCCTTTCTTCCTGAAAGACAGTGCCCTGCTCTCTCAGTGTGCTctcatcctctttctttttcgCATCCTCAGCTTTTTCACTTTCACCTCTATGAGCCATCGCATGCTCTTGTGGAACAACAATTAGCTCATCCTCAGACACAATGGCACTTTTGTTGCAGGCCATTTGTAATTCAACATGCAGTGAAGTGAGGATTGGTTCTCCCATGAAATCTCCATGGTCAGCCGGCAGCTCTTCACAGACCGAGGGCTGATTTTCAGCCTGTTTTGCTCCCTCATCaggcttgttttcattttcagaggcCAGAAGTAACACACCATCACTGTTTTCTACTTCCTCAAGCATCAGTGCTGTATCTACTTCCCCCCTCTGCACCCTTGTCTCTTCTATGCACATGTTACCCTCCTCTTCTAAACTCAAATCTTTGATCATACACAATTTTACCTCAATGTCTTCTTCCTCCAAACATTCcttatcttcatcttcatcaccttcttcttcctttgtcATAGTATCATCCATTTTTTGATGATCATCTGGGGTCATtaccctctctgtctcctcctcagcaCCAGCTTTATTTCCACTTTCCTCCACATATTTGCTTACTGCATCCCTGGTAAGACTTAGTGACCTGGAGTTCACATCTTCCTCATACTCATCGTTCTCCTGCGTCTCATCTTGTCCATGAGTGTTCTGAACactattttcttcttgttcattttcttttgtgcatCCAGTTATGAGTGTCTCTGCTTCATCGCTTCTTTTTTGGCCAAACAGTTCCTCCCTCATGCCCTCATCTTCCTCAGGTTCTTTGCCCTCACTGCCTGTACTCAGCTGGGTTTGGTACTGCACACTCCCTTCATCAGGCCCTAAGTCTATGTCTGTGGTGCAACGTTCCCAGGCAACAACTGCCTGAGATAAGCTTGACACAGAGACTGTTGCAAGATGCTGTTCCTCATCGACTTCCCTTGCGATGGCATCACCCTCTGTTTGGCCAGATTTTGCAGGCTTACTGTCAATAGCGGATTCCTGAAGGGTGTTCGGATCATTTCTAACAACATTTGTGGGCTCTGGTCTGAAGAATCTGCTGACAGCTCCTGTTATATAGTTCTGAGGATGAGatagagagaaaaggggaaacgTTCTGACTTATTGAttatattattgattaatcaacattttttctATGCATGTTCTAATTTCTTACATTTCCTCATTATGCATACAATGTACATTTGTTgccttcattttaaaaataaatatatggaCATCCCTATTTTGATACCTCCCTATATATTTGGTCTGAGGGCGTTCCAGGGAAATCTTAATGTTACATAATACAAGGCTACTTGCACAATAGCGCTCTTACAACATTGCAGAAACAGTTTGAGGAAAGGCCTTTCCTGTTAAAACTAAACAATGACCCTATACACAAGCATGTCCTGAGTTTGGTGTGGGAAACGCGTCCAACACCTTTGGCAGGGGTGTAACTAACAACATTAATTACGCTTCCATTTAAACctgcaaaacagtttttgactgtaaacacaacactgacacctTTTAAAAGTTAGGATGGTGAACATGTTACCCATCAGAGAAAAGTCATGTTTCAGGTgacctgatgaatgtaagtaAAAGTAAGTAACACACCTTCAACTACTCTATATTGGTCCAATTGCTTCTAAATGCTGCACTGCGTTCACCAGCTAGATGCTGACTTTGTCTGTTATATGGTGCTGGGAAGATAGCATATAGTTACCCTGGCttcaaaagtgaaacaaaatggcaATTGTGGTCAAGATTATCAggataacaaacaaacaaaaacagctgcttgtCATGGCTGGAAATCAAGTTGATGAGAACAGTGAAAGAGAACCAAAGCAGTAAAGTTATggctgtcaaacaaaaacaatgagctgaaagatgctaaaaacgCCCTATAGAGAATTGCAGAGTTGGGTTCCCCTTTGCAATAAACCAAGTCACTTGATGCATTGTTATTCATGCAACTTTAAGCGTGCAATAAAAGCAGGGCCATGAAACTCAAAGCCTTGAACACACTACAGCCGTCATTAATGTTTTTAGTTACAGCACCAGGCAAACAAAAATGTATACTGTGAAAAAGGTCCAGTGAAACACTGTACTTGTAATCCAAAAGACTCTTGTAgcttaatgttttattgtacgGGTCTACAAAATCATAATAATTTCAGGAGGATGGTTTCTGGAAATAATTGTGTAAATTTGGCACTAAGACTAAGCGAAATACACCTTGTGTTAAATTACCAAACCatcaaataatgaaatgaaaatgcatgcatgtgcaatTTACAGGCAATTATGCAGTATATGAGAAAATTGATCAAATAACAATAAACTAGTTTCTGAACTTTGTATCTAGTTTCCATAAACTTTGTGGCTGATGATCTCGTGAAATTCTGAAAAAAATTGTCAGGAAATAATCGACAATGATTTTatgtcagacaaacacagaggagaggaggggagggagaaaagagagagagaaagaggggtggagaaagaaacacgcagaccagagagagagagagagagctgcacggacacagagacagattttaCGTGCACATTTCACccaatttaaatttaaatttgaggCATCACATCAGATTTAGATGATGCAGCGACTCACCCAAACTGTCCAGAAAGTCCTCTCCACCGTGGAAGCCGGACCG
The nucleotide sequence above comes from Larimichthys crocea isolate SSNF chromosome XVI, L_crocea_2.0, whole genome shotgun sequence. Encoded proteins:
- the si:ch211-136m16.8 gene encoding uncharacterized protein si:ch211-136m16.8; this translates as MDDGGPASTVERTFWTVWNYITGAVSRFFRPEPTNVVRNDPNTLQESAIDSKPAKSGQTEGDAIAREVDEEQHLATVSVSSLSQAVVAWERCTTDIDLGPDEGSVQYQTQLSTGSEGKEPEEDEGMREELFGQKRSDEAETLITGCTKENEQEENSVQNTHGQDETQENDEYEEDVNSRSLSLTRDAVSKYVEESGNKAGAEEETERVMTPDDHQKMDDTMTKEEEGDEDEDKECLEEEDIEVKLCMIKDLSLEEEGNMCIEETRVQRGEVDTALMLEEVENSDGVLLLASENENKPDEGAKQAENQPSVCEELPADHGDFMGEPILTSLHVELQMACNKSAIVSEDELIVVPQEHAMAHRGESEKAEDAKKKEDESTLREQGTVFQEERANEAANKQIIYEVLKQKDDIKSVKEDSQEKQISTGHVTCSEEEVVQNAQTELHTTEFADGDQEDVAKDTEGQTKTQTDDAETESNGDVIDVKMTTTDVSVDERFLDKDKIEEERLSSEEGNKESYMGVACTTTSVTVKPEGETTQEISGEFKNISLEMFEGRLVLSQELNSPICEETQEGVPGYNNESGPDENTTQRFLEAGDWMEIPAVQLPEEVESKESECLQNSGWSTDYLLVREYMEEEQDRTGDIKNSFDLVVEEHTETVQLTEAGLPQETEKTLVEPVIQESGVLFGEEEANTLVASMKTGIEYSEKEFELDVGLTDDTDKTTKELQDRTEELLVEFEIDEGSCDSKEADPAGDGHETTGDVAAEEVVTVETLRFLEAEVQNDREMSFFQESVDAINLDQNSYRTTSLQEVYIKSGFLEELVESDLKLLEDGTVEMQDAGIDLQEEEAAEDEVQNKNEMEISNLHVAGIAAEVTTERSEKENTWTVESLETQNQLLGEEALEVSSEETETDVKSITAESKPGDLIVLSAEEMEKHVTESEQSRTEASCAEETVSSIIEHQGVIDEELLDLWLQTVSEDADNVKQQERSEPGHRMDTVREPSNKEQGGISSVQTEKDDEQLIESNSGESELVNDTEMSSSTAESGFLDQSVGEWGTQNSETQLLKSTSTGSVQGVYDMLANMSESVDISELSAQLPELNSESQDILIEVTTETKQSYLKEEESITGTEFQPDSGVTSSETRHLDEESDQSQEKTDEETGSRTEIDVDDLTRKTDWKEPEEADIKSITEMSVLFKVEETKVEDVPHETTTSDSLDEIKHTEASLVEGIMLMESHSEGNICAESEETLLNLPSLDQPQPIWSENIVDSIPGLNRVDMEEQLMTESEDHMEVDAFVLDCTAQRSRIAVKNPRVRPPKDPRSLLHMPSLEPTPSSHVPVRVPAGVPLGGLGIGIKLPGLGAGFPVLKKTQRVVRDENSQTTLPQEPETKPMETSDTPKQDEAQRKPKWMPPGHSGFGNPLMSELKNKLKKTTKE